The following DNA comes from Miscanthus floridulus cultivar M001 chromosome 5, ASM1932011v1, whole genome shotgun sequence.
AAGATCATCCTCCTACATCAGCTGCAGGCTGTCAAGGTAATCTAAAAGTTCCTGAAATTGTTGAAAAGCCTCCACAGACAAGGGTAGATGGAAAAGATCATGAAGTTCCTGAATTTGACATGCTTGTCTGAATGAAATAAGTTCGTTCTTAGCAAAGGAGTGGAGCTTTGGGAAAGCTTGTTCTAGAACTTGATCAGCCCATAAATCCTGCCAAAAAAAACAGGTGCTACCATTCTTATAAAACTCAGGATAAACCTTCAAAGGAGTTTAAAAGCTTTAGTATATCTCTTCACCAGAAGGAGCCATATCTAGAAATCCCTGGCAGCCGGCCATTTGAATCTTAAAGAACATGTGGTGAGGCAAAGTCATCTTCTGTGGCAATCCAATCCAAAGAATTAGGCATGAGCAATCCAAAGGAGTAGAGCGGCATGCAAAGGATTCCCAAGTGGGCTCAACATTGGGCTCCGAAGACGGGCGGTAGGTTCAAAGCAGGCTTGGCCAGTGGGCATCCAGTACGGCTTGGGACCTCTTTTATTGTTTTTTCTCTTAATTTTCAAAGGCAGGCGTGAATCCCGTCTCTGTTATCAAAGGCGGGCGTGAAACCTGCCTATATTATCTTTAATTTTTAAAGTTGCATGTCATTTTCCACTTGTTACACGCGTGAATGAGTCTTTAAGATTTATTTAAGAATAATAACAATTCTCGATTAGGCCAAGACCATTTGTTCCAATTACACATTGGTAACGATAGATCAATTTCCTTGGTTCCGAGCCTATGCCATTATACGCATACTATAGGCATAAAATCCATAGCTGCACATATAATTTCATTAGTCACTAGAGCTGTTCCACACTACCAGCAGTGACAAGCACACTGTAGAAAATAGGGCCACAGTCCTAAAGAAATCGGGCTTGCTAGCGCCCGGATGTCCGGACGAAAGGGGCGTCCGAACGGTCACGTCTGCAGTCCGTTTCTTGTGCCATTTCGCATGTCCGCACGGGGCCCACGCCGCCCCGAACGTCACCAGTATCGAGAAGAGATGGAGGGGtggcgaggagggagatgcaacacttacaacatacgtccgaaaggtagataaaacacttgaaacatgcatctgaaacacttgcaaaaacacatgaaaaacacTAGAAAACCATtataaaacatacgcaacatctagataaaacacttgcaatatatgtgtaaaacatatgcgcaacatccaaataaacacacttgtaacatacgtctggaaaaacatatgaaacagactcttgcaacatacgtgtaccaccattgtaacatatgcaacatctcgatctacttttgtaacatccgcatgaaacatctgcaacatacctctgaaacatctgaaacaattgaaacatacatttgcaacatgtcAGGCGCGACACTTTAGTGGGCGCGTGACCACCATGTCTGGTGAACCTCGAGGTAGTCGCGTTGTACGGCACGGCCACGACGCCCTTGCTGTCTCTAGCCGCAGGAGAAGTGATGACGGGAGGACGCCGGTGCCGGGGCCAACGATGAGGCAGCGGATGTGCGGAAGAGGGAGACCTTGTATTGGTACCCGAAGCAGAAGCCATCCGAGGAAACGGACAACACCACAGGCTTAGGGAGCTTGGAGAGCGGCCGTGTGGCAGCAGACGCCATGGTCACGACGGTAAGGGGCGGGCGGAGCAGGACGAAGGGCATGGCAGTGGTGAGGGCCACagtgaggaggagcaggaggcgaGGAGCGAATGAGGGCTAGGGTGCGGCCATGAAGGAGGAGAGGAGAGCGGCGGTAGGCCACGGCGAGTCGCTAGGGCTGCGGACTTCGACTGAGTAGGGCGGAGATGCCATCAACGGGCGATGCTTCGAGTGCTGGATTTGGGGAAAGTGGGAGTGGACTAGATCTAGCAGAAGCAGAATGTACGTGCGGCTGGCAGTTGGCAGCTTACGAAGTGggaggggttttttttttttttttgaggcggTGTCAGGACCGACGGATGTCCAGATACAAAATACTTGTCGTGCTAATTGGGACATTTGCTCGGTGATAACATTGCTAAGCATACAATACAGCCCAGGTTTGAAAGAATAGTGGGCTTCAAGATCCATGGGAAATATCACGTTTCAGTAGGAGGAAAAAAGGAAAGCGGAGACAAAATAGGACGACGTTTCGTCAAAAATAAGACGACGTTGCATTCGATTTGATCCCCTTCATTTATTCTGACATATTCCTGTACTTATATTGTACTTACCACTAGGACTACCTGACAAAGCCGATCCACCTGCATGCTGATGTTTGCTACTCCCAGCTAATCCCTTTTAAAATGTGCCTGGTTTGGCCATGCGACGACTCGCGGTGATATCTAGGCTGAAATGGTCACCCCGTTTGTCGCAGAATTGCAACTCACGACGACCAAATAAGATCAAATTAACAACATCAAACTAGTACAAATCAAATTCATATGCCgattatatatacacacacatacactgacacacacacacacaaacacacaaaGCTCCAGCTGACAAGTGTGTGCAGCATTTGAGATCAAGGTAAGCATAGCTGCACCACTGGCCATGGTGGAACTGGGTCTTACCTTGCGCACCTTGCCGGTCCCGCTCCTCTCCGTCTCGCTCGCAGCCTCAGTCCTCTACTTGCTTCACCGGAGCCATGGCCGCAAGAACCCAAAGAAGAGTAGCGGTAAGGCCAGCCGGCCACCTCTCCCTCCTGGCCCGCCGCCGCCAGTGTTCCTGGCCAAGCTTTTCTCGCTGATGCGGCGGCCTCGCTTCGACATCGGCCCGTTCCTCCGTGAGCTGCACGCGCGCCACGGGCCCGTCGTCACCCTCCGCCTCCTCACCACCACTGTCTTCGTCGCCGACCGTCGTATCGCGCACCGCGTCCTCGTCCAGGACGGCGCCGCCTTCGCGGACCGCCCGCCGCTCGTCGAGCCCAACCCGCTCTTCAACGCCGGCAACATCAACTCCGCACCCTACGGGCCCTACTGGCGCCTCGTCCGCCGCAACCTCGCCGCCGAGACGCTGCACCGCGCCCGCCTCGGCCTCTTCGCGCCGGCGAGGCGGTGGGCGTGCGACGTCCTCATCGCCAGCCTCCTCCGCGACGTCGACTCATCGGAGTGCGTCGTCACGGTCAGGCCGTTCTTGCAGCGCGCCATGTCTGAGCTGCTCGCGTACATGTGCTTCGGCGAGCGGCTTCCCCCGGACGTGCTCGACGAGATCGACACGCTCGAGCGCCACGCGCTGCGCACAGCCACATCCTTTCCGGTCTTCGCGATCTTCCCTCCAGTCACCAAGAGGATCTTTCGCAAGCGCTGGGCGGCACACGTCGCCGTGCGCCGGAGGCAGGAAGAGGTCTACGCCCCGCTCATCCACGCCACGAGCGCCGCCGACGATGACCAACCACCGTGCTATGCCAAGTCCCTCCTCGCGCTGCGGGTGGCCGACGACGGCGACCGGCAGCTCACGGACGCCGAGATGGTAAGCCTTTGCTCCGAGTTCCTCAACGCCGGGACAGACACAACGGTGACCCTGCTCGAATGGATCATGGCCGAGCTGGTGAACCACCCGGACGTCCAGGCCAAGGTGTACGAGGAGGTGATCACAGCCAAGCGCGAGCTCGACGACGCCGTCAACCTCCAGGCGCTCCCATACCTTAAAGCCGTCGTTCTAGAGGGCCTGCGCCTGCACCCGCCAGGCCACTACCTCGTCCCACATGCCGTGCGGAGTGACGCGGAGATCGGTGGCTATACGGTGCCCAAAGGAGCAGAGGTGAACTTCATGGTGGCGGAGATCGGCCGCGACGAGTCAGTGTGGACGGCGGCGCGCGAGTTCCGGCCGGAGCGGTTTCTCGACGGCGGCGAGGGGAACGGCGTGGACATCACCGGGAGCCGGGAGATCAAGATGATGCCTTTCGGCGCCGGCCGGAGGATGTGCCCCGGGTACACGCTGGGCATGCACCATGCCGAGTTCTTCGTGGGGAGCCTCGTCAGGGAGCTGGAGTGGCTGCCAGCCGCGGAGGGAGTGACCGTCAACATGGAGGAGACCGTGGATTTCACCACCGTCATGAAGTACCCGCTCCATGCGCGCATCGTACCAAGAAACAAATCCTAGCTCACCTAGAACAAAAATCTGCAGGAGACAATATGCGGCTGATGGAAGCACACAGACGCATATTGTCTCTGCAGATTTTTGTTTATATATGCGCGCACAAAAGCATCTTCATGCATTTGATGGCGTGATCATGATTTACACGTTATAATATCAAAATAAGTGTATTATCAGAATATATTTCATGGTGTATCTGAGTATCTCTGATAAATCTTGTCTTATGTTGTATATGTTTGTGCGTTTTTATAtaaactagcaaatatgcccgtgcgttgcaatcgGAGAAAAAAATTATCAAACGTTAATAAGCAACGAGAATAGAAGTGTTGCATATTTATTTATGTTTTACCTTTTTATAAACTTTATAGAGTTGTAATTTATTTTTTGATGATAATAACATCCTGAATATATAAGTTAATTTAAATCTCTGATTATATTCAGCCAGGAGTTAGTTGCGTCGTGTCAAAGATTCGTCTAGTTTATAACACATCTTTTGATATGGCACAATCTTATAAATTATACTTTGACCATttatttattaattttatttCATATTGTTTATGAGTATATTAACTTATGATTATTGGATATAGTACATTATATTATAAATCTAACTGTATTAAGTTGCATTACAATAGTTATTAAAATACGCAGCAACACAGCTCTTGATATCCATCTCAAATCAGCCGACCAAGGCCCATCATCAGCTTCAGTATATATTTCGATTTATGAAACCCTGAGCCTCTCCGTTCCCAAATCCTCGAGTCCTGCAGCCGCCACACAAGCCAAGCG
Coding sequences within:
- the LOC136451667 gene encoding cytochrome P450 89A2-like, which encodes MVELGLTLRTLPVPLLSVSLAASVLYLLHRSHGRKNPKKSSGKASRPPLPPGPPPPVFLAKLFSLMRRPRFDIGPFLRELHARHGPVVTLRLLTTTVFVADRRIAHRVLVQDGAAFADRPPLVEPNPLFNAGNINSAPYGPYWRLVRRNLAAETLHRARLGLFAPARRWACDVLIASLLRDVDSSECVVTVRPFLQRAMSELLAYMCFGERLPPDVLDEIDTLERHALRTATSFPVFAIFPPVTKRIFRKRWAAHVAVRRRQEEVYAPLIHATSAADDDQPPCYAKSLLALRVADDGDRQLTDAEMVSLCSEFLNAGTDTTVTLLEWIMAELVNHPDVQAKVYEEVITAKRELDDAVNLQALPYLKAVVLEGLRLHPPGHYLVPHAVRSDAEIGGYTVPKGAEVNFMVAEIGRDESVWTAAREFRPERFLDGGEGNGVDITGSREIKMMPFGAGRRMCPGYTLGMHHAEFFVGSLVRELEWLPAAEGVTVNMEETVDFTTVMKYPLHARIVPRNKS